The following proteins come from a genomic window of Nitrosopumilaceae archaeon AB1(1):
- the ilvA gene encoding threonine ammonia-lyase: MKENTVNYQDVLDAQAQQNHIIRKTPLVRSSAFSRILDAEIYFKSEFLQRTGSFKIRGAYFKIQSLSVKKKNKGVITASAGNHGQGVALAASLEKIRCTVIMPKSASPAKISATREYGATVILEGSNYEESWMYAKKLAGKTQATIIHAYDDSSIIAGQGVVGLEILEQLDDIDEIYVPVGGGGLLAGVLVAIKTKRPDIKIIGVQSKSHPSMKKSLDVKSHKKIPGKRTIADGIAVSNPGIQTFNIIKKLVDKIVLVGEEDMIKAMFLLMERSKIIVEPAGVVGVAYLLKNRPRSKKKIVVILSGGNIDMYLLGQIVDKGLATMGRLMKISVLLPDEAGGLKKLVDEITSLNANIVEVVHDRLSFDVYAGSVGVTLSLEMEGKEQSGKLIQHLKNKNIKFKMMT, translated from the coding sequence TTGAAAGAAAATACAGTCAATTATCAGGACGTACTAGATGCACAAGCACAACAAAATCACATAATTAGAAAAACACCACTTGTGCGTTCATCTGCATTCAGTAGAATTTTAGATGCAGAAATTTATTTCAAATCAGAGTTTCTGCAAAGAACTGGTTCGTTTAAAATAAGAGGAGCATACTTTAAGATACAATCCCTTAGTGTAAAGAAAAAAAACAAGGGGGTAATTACAGCATCAGCTGGAAATCACGGACAGGGGGTTGCCCTTGCCGCATCATTAGAGAAGATCAGATGTACCGTAATCATGCCAAAATCTGCATCTCCGGCAAAGATATCTGCAACAAGAGAGTATGGGGCCACTGTAATACTAGAAGGATCAAATTATGAAGAGTCTTGGATGTATGCAAAAAAGTTGGCAGGTAAAACCCAAGCTACTATAATTCATGCGTATGATGATTCCAGTATAATTGCCGGACAGGGCGTAGTAGGATTAGAGATATTAGAGCAACTCGATGACATAGATGAGATTTATGTACCAGTTGGNGGNGGAGGGCTACTAGCAGGTGTACTAGTTGCGATTAAAACAAAGAGACCTGATATCAAGATTATCGGTGTACAGTCTAAATCTCATCCATCAATGAAAAAATCACTAGACGTAAAATCACATAAAAAAATCCCAGGTAAACGTACAATCGCCGATGGTATAGCTGTAAGTAATCCAGGCATTCAGACATTTAACATTATCAAAAAATTGGTAGACAAGATAGTACTAGTAGGAGAAGAGGATATGATAAAGGCCATGTTTCTATTAATGGAGAGATCAAAAATCATTGTTGAGCCTGCCGGAGTGGTAGGGGTGGCATATCTACTAAAGAATAGGCCAAGATCTAAAAAGAAAATCGTAGTAATATTATCTGGTGGCAATATAGACATGTATCTTTTAGGTCAGATAGTAGACAAGGGGCTTGCCACTATGGGACGATTAATGAAAATTTCAGTACTGCTACCAGACGAAGCAGGCGGATTGAAGAAATTGGTGGACGAAATCACTAGTCTCAATGCAAATATTGTAGAGGTAGTACACGATAGATTAAGTTTTGATGTTTATGCCGGTTCCGTAGGGGTTACACTTAGTCTTGAGATGGAAGGAAAGGAGCAATCTGGAAAATTAATTCAGCATCTAAAAAATAAAAATATTAAATTTAAGATGATGACATGA
- a CDS encoding trypsin-like peptidase domain-containing protein — MDKFIFIPGALIGIASLIIILVIPFSNVLPLQSDVVYTEDSLTPSKIFEISEHGVVQIVTSRIVNFTQNGTIGSGFIYDVRGHIVTNYHVIEGADSVVVVFVDGVSLEAKVVGFDKHTDLAILKIPSNVSPLYNLPIGDSDKLLVGESIVTIGNPYGLSGSLSSGIVSQIGRLLLQERTGFSTPDVIQIDAAINRGNSGGPMFNTKGEVVGITTAIHSATGDFSGVGFAIPSNTLEKIAPFLINHGTYEHPWVGISGVDIDFTLSQILQLDGTRGFLVQQVIKDGPAXQSGIRGFSTTIEHDYTEYKIGGDIILSIDDAPVRKISDILVYLQREKSVGDEMTLSILRDGMIHTVTLLLESRPR; from the coding sequence GTGGACAAATTTATCTTTATTCCAGGTGCGTTAATTGGTATTGCCAGTCTGATAATAATTCTCGTAATCCCGTTTTCCAATGTGTTGCCTCTGCAAAGTGATGTTGTGTATACTGAGGATTCCCTTACACCATCTAAAATATTTGAAATCTCTGAACACGGAGTTGTACAAATTGTTACATCACGTATTGTAAATTTCACACAAAATGGAACCATTGGCTCAGGATTTATTTATGATGTCAGGGGGCATATAGTTACCAATTATCATGTAATTGAGGGTGCAGATTCAGTAGTGGTTGTATTTGTTGATGGTGTGTCCCTTGAGGCTAAAGTTGTTGGATTTGACAAACACACAGACCTTGCTATATTAAAAATTCCCTCCAATGTATCTCCATTATATAATTTACCTATTGGTGATTCAGACAAACTCCTAGTTGGAGAGTCTATTGTAACAATTGGTAATCCATATGGGCTGTCCGGTTCACTGTCTTCAGGAATAGTAAGTCAGATTGGACGATTATTGTTACAGGAGCGTACTGGATTCTCTACCCCTGATGTAATTCAAATTGATGCTGCAATAAACCGTGGCAACTCTGGCGGACCAATGTTTAATACCAAAGGCGAGGTAGTTGGAATCACAACTGCGATTCATTCTGCAACCGGTGATTTTTCTGGTGTAGGATTTGCAATTCCATCCAACACACTTGAAAAAATTGCTCCTTTTTTGATAAATCATGGAACATATGAGCATCCTTGGGTTGGAATCTCTGGTGTAGATATTGACTTTACTTTATCACAAATACTACAATTAGATGGCACTCGAGGTTTTCTAGTGCAACAAGTAATTAAAGATGGACCAGCTGANCAGAGTGGGATTCGTGGTTTTAGTACAACAATAGAGCATGACTATACTGAATATAAAATTGGTGGCGATATAATTTTAAGTATAGATGATGCCCCTGTGCGTAAGATCTCTGATATTTTGGTATATCTGCAACGTGAAAAATCGGTGGGCGATGAAATGACTTTGAGTATATTGCGAGATGGTATGATACATACAGTTACTCTCTTGTTAGAATCACGCCCTAGATGA
- a CDS encoding 5-(carboxyamino)imidazole ribonucleotide synthase, producing the protein MSDIIIPKTLGIIGGGQLGLMLAEAANNLPEYIKKIIVLDPTKNCPATQTGARQIQAQYSDKEALTRLADESDIITFEIESGDAQILESLKDRTQVQPPPGTLAIIQDKLLQKQFLKKSNLPVPNFTKIESLNDLKEKIKQFNYPALLKTCRYGYDGRGNQKISDESQLHMAFEKFANTPTMLEEYVEFDLEVSIIAARNTKGQICTYPLVENIHKDNILRTTIAPARVADTIKEKAESIAQHTMNVLKGAGVFGIEMFVKGDKILINEIAPRVHNSGHHTLQSCKVSQFEQHLRAIMGLDMNGSELKKGAVMSNILGTDRFTGKYESVVINEKDVFLKMYNKVESKPLRKLGHFTVTGDKTNIEELIKYADVIHSKINLKQVKD; encoded by the coding sequence ATGAGTGATATTATAATTCCAAAAACATTAGGAATCATAGGAGGTGGACAGTTGGGATTAATGTTAGCCGAGGCGGCCAACAATTTACCAGAGTATATCAAAAAAATAATTGTACTAGACCCAACAAAAAATTGTCCTGCAACACAGACTGGGGCAAGACAGATTCAAGCACAATACTCTGATAAAGAGGCACTAACAAGGCTTGCAGATGAATCAGATATTATCACTTTTGAGATCGAATCAGGAGACGCACAAATTCTAGAATCATTAAAGGATAGAACCCAAGTACAGCCACCACCCGGTACATTAGCAATTATTCAAGACAAATTATTACAAAAACAGTTTTTGAAAAAATCAAATTTACCAGTACCCAATTTTACAAAAATAGAGTCATTAAATGATCTAAAGGAAAAAATAAAGCAGTTTAATTATCCTGCATTATTAAAGACTTGTAGATATGGATATGATGGGCGTGGTAATCAAAAAATTTCAGATGAATCACAACTGCATATGGCTTTTGAAAAATTTGCAAATACACCAACCATGCTTGAAGAGTATGTAGAATTTGATTTAGAGGTATCAATAATTGCTGCACGAAATACCAAAGGGCAAATTTGTACATACCCACTAGTAGAAAACATACACAAAGATAACATACTACGTACAACCATCGCTCCTGCCAGAGTGGCAGATACAATAAAGGAAAAAGCAGAATCCATAGCACAGCACACCATGAATGTGTTAAAAGGTGCAGGAGTGTTTGGAATTGAAATGTTTGTCAAAGGAGATAAAATACTCATTAATGAGATTGCACCACGCGTGCACAACTCGGGGCACCATACACTTCAGTCTTGTAAGGTATCACAGTTCGAACAGCATCTAAGGGCAATCATGGGACTAGATATGAATGGTAGCGAATTGAAAAAAGGAGCAGTAATGTCAAATATACTTGGAACAGATAGATTCACAGGCAAGTATGAATCAGTAGTAATTAATGAAAAAGATGTATTTTTAAAAATGTACAACAAGGTCGAGTCTAAACCATTACGGAAATTAGGTCATTTTACAGTTACAGGTGATAAAACAAATATCGAAGAGTTGATAAAATACGCAGATGTGATTCATTCAAAAATAAATCTCAAACAAGTAAAAGACTAG
- a CDS encoding CFI-box-CTERM domain-containing protein — protein sequence MNNLFSTVHKIINVSQPECSITYNLPLISNPIIPSVPTVESTTKEDLVDEMLKIEEELEEIKLVVEQIIESISLDDMPDTDDPMTTGGCLVVTAVYGTELSQQVQLLREIRDVTLMNTVPGSTFMISFNQIYYTFLPIVANAERENPLLRNTLQIFLSPLLSSISLLNLSDDSTENIFTIGLAIIVLNLLMYLVLPIFITFRFEKIMNVITNL from the coding sequence ATGAATAATTTGTTTTCAACTGTACACAAAATCATAAATGTTTCACAACCTGAATGCTCTATTACATATAACCTCCCTCTGATTTCAAACCCTATCATTCCATCTGTTCCTACTGTTGAATCTACTACTAAAGAAGATTTAGTAGATGAAATGCTCAAAATAGAGGAAGAATTGGAAGAAATCAAACTGGTAGTAGAACAAATAATAGAATCTATTTCACTCGATGATATGCCTGATACTGATGATCCTATGACAACCGGTGGGTGTCTTGTAGTGACGGCAGTATATGGAACTGAACTTTCACAACAAGTTCAACTACTAAGAGAGATACGAGATGTAACCTTGATGAACACAGTTCCAGGTTCCACATTTATGATATCTTTTAACCAAATCTATTATACATTTTTACCAATAGTTGCAAATGCTGAACGTGAAAATCCCCTATTACGTAATACGTTACAAATTTTCCTCAGTCCATTATTGTCTAGTATTTCACTATTGAACTTGAGTGATGATTCAACTGAAAATATATTTACAATAGGTTTGGCCATCATTGTTCTAAATTTGTTGATGTATCTAGTATTGCCAATTTTCATCACATTTAGATTCGAAAAAATTATGAATGTGATTACCAACTTGTAA
- a CDS encoding DUF192 domain-containing protein: protein MISINDKIISVQIADNKPRQARGLMFQEQLEYDEGMFFVFDKLENHNIWMPNMQFPIDIMWLDDDGRIIDIEKDVPACKTALETLTCPEYGDDSLDSKYVLEVTAGFVEKFAISIGEIVDIISI from the coding sequence ATGATCTCCATTAATGATAAAATTATTAGTGTACAAATCGCTGACAATAAACCAAGACAGGCACGTGGTTTGATGTTTCAAGAACAGTTAGAGTATGATGAGGGAATGTTTTTTGTCTTTGACAAATTGGAAAATCATAACATCTGGATGCCAAATATGCAATTTCCAATAGACATAATGTGGTTGGATGATGATGGTCGAATAATAGATATAGAAAAAGATGTTCCAGCGTGCAAAACTGCACTTGAGACCCTCACGTGTCCAGAGTACGGGGATGACAGCCTTGACTCAAAGTATGTCCTAGAGGTCACAGCAGGGTTTGTAGAGAAATTTGCTATAAGTATAGGGGAAATAGTAGATATCATATCTATCTAA
- a CDS encoding adenylate/guanylate cyclase domain-containing protein — protein MSQNDIMDILLNSSSDKKIDLTDMALQTQKRIWSALKKGYEYSRVADKSDQYLREHVFSKTKMAVLYVDLVDSTNMALELPEDKLAIIISSFAQEMAYVINHHGGYVLKFVGDAVIGYFVDNDSSESFTARSIGCALSMSHTMKEGINPILSQYDYPELRIKIGIDYGQNIIVRYGADHQNSFVDIIGPTMNISAKIQGIAKSGEILIGGDAYNQTISSTKKLFHKVEIESNTWRYHSKSSRELYPVYRYVASR, from the coding sequence TTGTCACAAAATGATATAATGGATATACTGTTGAATAGTTCATCAGATAAAAAAATTGATCTGACCGATATGGCACTTCAGACTCAAAAACGTATCTGGTCTGCGTTGAAGAAAGGATATGAATATTCACGTGTTGCTGACAAGTCTGATCAATATCTGCGTGAACATGTATTCAGTAAAACAAAGATGGCAGTCTTGTATGTTGACTTGGTAGATTCTACTAATATGGCATTAGAACTGCCAGAAGATAAACTTGCAATAATTATAAGTTCATTTGCACAAGAAATGGCATATGTAATTAATCATCATGGGGGATATGTTTTGAAATTTGTTGGTGACGCTGTTATTGGATATTTTGTTGATAATGATTCATCTGAATCATTTACTGCCCGCTCTATTGGATGTGCTCTTTCTATGAGTCACACAATGAAAGAGGGTATTAATCCAATTTTGAGTCAGTATGATTATCCTGAATTACGAATAAAAATTGGAATAGATTATGGACAAAATATTATCGTAAGATATGGGGCGGATCATCAAAATTCATTTGTGGATATAATTGGCCCTACTATGAACATATCTGCAAAAATCCAAGGAATTGCAAAATCTGGAGAAATATTAATTGGCGGTGATGCGTATAATCAGACAATCTCCTCTACTAAAAAATTATTTCACAAGGTGGAAATTGAGAGCAATACTTGGAGATACCACTCTAAGAGCAGTAGAGAACTATATCCTGTCTACAGATATGTTGCTAGTCGATGA
- a CDS encoding Fic family protein: MQYFQWDNQKGLLDSIVKRPNLKIDNEFMYDNIFLKASCILEGIIRWHPFADGNKRHLL, translated from the coding sequence ATTCAATATTTCCAGTGGGATAATCAAAAAGGACTATTAGATTCCATTGTTAAACGACCAAATCTTAAAATTGATAATGAATTTATGTATGATAATATATTTTTAAAAGCATCCTGTATTCTTGAAGGTATAATACGTTGGCACCCATTTGCAGATGGTAATAAAAGACATCTCTTGTAG
- a CDS encoding Fic family protein codes for MNSGVLRDYMLKTIGSKQKPLHYKKIEKAMKSYFDWYSQKKDLHPVLFAGLAYQKFTTISPFGYGNEVIARLVMNVILNNNNNYYPMLDIDIRDKSVCLKANEKAQMTKNEVYFLQWFVKYYIKKISKDYDIE; via the coding sequence ATGAATAGTGGCGTTTTACGTGATTATATGCTTAAAACTATAGGAAGTAAGCAAAAACCATTACATTACAAAAAGATAGAAAAGGCAATGAAGAGTTATTTTGATTGGTATTCACAAAAAAAAGATTTGCATCCAGTATTATTTGCTGGACTTGCATATCAAAAATTTACCACAATATCTCCCTTTGGATATGGGAATGAGGTAATAGCAAGATTGGTTATGAATGTAATATTGAATAATAATAATAATTATTATCCTATGTTAGATATTGATATCAGAGATAAATCAGTGTGTCTTAAAGCCAATGAAAAGGCACAAATGACAAAAAATGAGGTATATTTTCTTCAATGGTTTGTAAAATATTATATTAAAAAAATATCAAAGGATTATGATATAGAATAA
- a CDS encoding sulfite exporter TauE/SafE family protein: MIEIHLWLIPLGFIGGFIGSIIGLGGGIIIVPVLIISGFNPALAASSSLFATCSNAIASTISYSRVFSIDYKLGLRFALLAIVGTILGAYASTYIQSEEYRILLLILLFISSGYILIGKKLTSAKKLDDRVVLLLSVVISIFAGIISSFFGIGGGIIFMPFLLVAFSFNMNKATAVSQFALVIISISGIIVHSLLGTPELIYGILLALGAFAGGMFGARLAVRIQDKNLRIFGFLVIVSAGLYIIFDSINVKY, encoded by the coding sequence ATGATCGAGATACATCTTTGGCTCATTCCACTAGGATTCATAGGTGGATTCATAGGATCAATCATAGGATTGGGAGGAGGAATCATTATTGTTCCAGTATTAATCATATCAGGATTCAATCCTGCTCTTGCTGCAAGTAGTAGTCTATTTGCAACGTGCAGTAATGCCATAGCATCAACAATATCTTACTCGCGAGTATTTTCAATAGATTATAAATTAGGATTACGTTTTGCATTGTTGGCAATAGTTGGCACCATACTTGGAGCATATGCATCTACATACATACAAAGTGAAGAGTATAGAATTTTACTTTTAATACTATTATTCATATCTAGTGGATATATTTTAATTGGTAAAAAACTAACCTCTGCTAAAAAATTAGATGATAGAGTTGTACTATTACTAAGTGTTGTAATTAGCATATTTGCAGGAATAATATCAAGTTTCTTTGGAATAGGAGGAGGAATTATATTTATGCCATTTTTGCTAGTAGCATTCAGTTTCAACATGAATAAAGCAACTGCAGTATCACAATTTGCTCTTGTAATAATTTCAATCTCTGGAATAATTGTACACAGTTTACTTGGTACTCCAGAGTTGATTTACGGTATTTTACTTGCGTTAGGTGCGTTTGCAGGCGGAATGTTCGGTGCCAGATTAGCAGTTAGAATTCAAGATAAAAATTTGAGAATATTTGGATTTTTAGTTATTGTGTCAGCCGGGTTGTACATAATATTTGATTCAATTAATGTAAAATATTAA
- the purE gene encoding 5-(carboxyamino)imidazole ribonucleotide mutase: MGFQVGIIMGSSSDARIMKEAAVILDEFDVKHDDQIISAHRTPTRIPQYVEFAQKNNIKVIIAGAGGAAHLPGMISSHTVIPVIGVPILIYNDKHSEKTTSAFGGLDSLLSISEMPTGSPVATVGINKSANAGLFALRILGIESASLAEKLNKYVTSRFDSVVEESTRLQSSGLSDFNK, from the coding sequence ATGGGATTCCAAGTTGGAATAATAATGGGTTCTAGCTCTGATGCTAGAATAATGAAAGAGGCAGCTGTAATATTAGATGAATTTGATGTTAAACACGATGATCAGATAATATCTGCACACAGAACACCTACTAGGATTCCACAATATGTTGAATTTGCTCAAAAAAACAATATCAAAGTAATAATTGCCGGAGCCGGTGGTGCTGCACACTTGCCAGGAATGATATCCTCTCATACTGTAATTCCAGTTATTGGTGTGCCAATACTAATTTACAATGACAAACATTCTGAAAAGACCACATCTGCATTCGGTGGGCTAGACTCACTTTTATCAATATCTGAAATGCCAACCGGTTCACCTGTTGCAACAGTTGGAATAAATAAATCTGCAAATGCTGGTCTGTTTGCATTACGAATACTTGGAATAGAATCTGCATCCTTGGCTGAAAAATTAAATAAATATGTGACTTCTAGGTTTGACTCTGTAGTTGAAGAGTCCACTAGACTACAAAGTTCTGGGCTATCTGATTTCAATAAATAA
- a CDS encoding DUF2341 domain-containing protein, whose product MILSLASLLPVNASAQISEITNASTNLDGSVVTLTFNASIIFNSLTPVSSFTLFSTGANITNINNPSSTQLELILDPPILEFDNMITLSYTSGVNQITDLNNISIASFTNQNVINNIPPSALGTDWSSRQRITIDSNQVTGNHTNFTVLINIQNDPNLNSTNVQSAGQDIRFTTNDGFVLLEHEIEYFSNNATFGTIVAWVKLPTLTDDSDTILYMYYNNSNATLGLTLDAWDSDYEIIYHMNQSTFTANSTLDSSGNDCHATPLFAGSTAFNSNDLVSAQIGNGLNFDGVANNNGDYLDLPDLASSLFYNTDFTISAWTNIDALKSWARIVDFGNGPADNNILFAIIPSSQDLRYDVRQGSSFDGITASNVLQTSQWAYFTAGT is encoded by the coding sequence TTGATACTTTCACTTGCTTCTCTTTTACCAGTCAATGCATCTGCTCAAATTTCTGAGATAACAAACGCATCCACTAATTTAGATGGTAGTGTAGTTACTCTGACATTTAATGCAAGTATTATTTTTAACAGTCTTACTCCTGTCTCCTCCTTTACATTATTCAGTACTGGTGCTAATATAACGAATATAAATAATCCATCATCTACACAACTAGAATTAATTCTTGATCCTCCAATATTGGAATTTGATAATATGATAACTCTCTCTTACACAAGTGGTGTAAATCAAATTACAGATTTAAATAATATTTCTATTGCATCATTTACTAATCAAAATGTGATAAATAATATACCACCATCTGCACTTGGTACTGACTGGTCTAGCAGACAAAGAATTACTATTGATTCTAATCAAGTAACTGGAAATCATACAAATTTCACAGTTTTGATAAATATACAAAATGATCCCAATCTCAACTCTACAAACGTTCAGTCTGCTGGACAAGATATTCGATTTACTACTAATGATGGATTTGTCCTCCTAGAGCATGAGATTGAATATTTCTCAAACAATGCTACTTTTGGTACTATTGTAGCATGGGTTAAACTACCGACTCTGACTGATGATTCTGATACTATACTCTACATGTATTATAATAATTCAAATGCGACTCTTGGACTGACCCTTGACGCGTGGGATTCAGACTATGAAATAATTTATCACATGAATCAATCCACTTTTACTGCAAACTCTACCCTAGACTCATCAGGGAATGATTGTCACGCAACACCACTATTTGCAGGCTCTACTGCCTTTAATTCTAATGATTTAGTATCTGCACAAATTGGTAATGGACTAAACTTTGATGGAGTAGCCAACAACAACGGAGATTACCTTGATCTTCCAGACTTGGCAAGTAGTCTATTCTACAATACAGACTTTACCATCTCGGCATGGACAAATATTGATGCCCTTAAAAGTTGGGCTAGAATCGTTGATTTTGGCAATGGTCCGGCAGATAACAATATTCTATTTGCCATCATTCCATCTAGCCAAGATTTGAGATATGATGTGCGACAGGGTTCCAGCTTTGATGGTATCACAGCTAGTAATGTTTTGCAGACAAGTCAATGGGCATACTTTACAGCTGGTACATGA
- a CDS encoding type 1 glutamine amidotransferase, producing MSSVLVLQNSPNETLGTLETLLRNDSYSITTLCAWCDEICDDNYDMLIILGSPQNANDTLSYLREEIDLIRIYAKLKKPVLGICLGSQLAARAFDSKVYRGKSLEFGYYDNLCPTPLGKNTLFSRFDDPFVAFHWHHDTFNLPIGAKLLVSSQTYPNQAFQLGSVVGLQFHLEADIPLVQKWLDCNLEPDEKIFAEKLKSNMNSFYENFKSLLVK from the coding sequence TTGTCAAGTGTACTTGTTTTACAGAATAGCCCAAATGAGACTTTGGGTACACTAGAAACACTTTTGAGAAATGATAGTTATTCAATCACCACACTTTGTGCATGGTGTGATGAGATTTGTGATGATAATTATGACATGTTGATAATTCTGGGATCTCCACAAAATGCAAATGATACACTTTCCTATCTGAGAGAAGAAATTGATTTAATACGTATCTATGCAAAATTGAAAAAACCTGTACTGGGAATATGTCTTGGATCTCAACTAGCAGCTAGAGCATTTGACTCCAAAGTGTATCGTGGCAAGTCTTTAGAGTTTGGTTACTATGATAATCTATGTCCGACACCTTTGGGGAAAAACACTCTATTTTCTAGATTTGACGATCCTTTTGTTGCGTTTCACTGGCATCATGACACATTTAATCTACCTATTGGTGCCAAACTCTTGGTCTCATCTCAAACATATCCTAATCAGGCCTTTCAATTGGGGAGTGTGGTGGGACTGCAATTTCACCTAGAAGCTGATATTCCCCTTGTGCAAAAATGGCTAGATTGTAATCTAGAGCCTGATGAGAAAATTTTTGCAGAAAAATTAAAGTCAAACATGAATAGTTTTTATGAGAATTTCAAATCACTACTAGTAAAATAG
- a CDS encoding Glu/Leu/Phe/Val dehydrogenase: MIINDPFKNATKQLYDACDILKIKDKGLRDYLAIPNKVLRVKIPVRMDDGKIRVFTGFRSQHNNDRGPYKGGIRFFDPQGGIEYMEREVMALSAWMTWKCAVVDVPLGGGKGGVFVNPKKEKLSAAEMERLTRRFAFQISEIIGPQKDIPAPDVYTTGKEMTQIMDTFGKLNGITNQLGVITGKPILLGGSLARNVATGLGVAYCVREAAKTKKLKLKGATIVLQGFGNAATYAGVYLEKMGAKVIAASDSKGSILVKKGFKVNTLMKYKEKKGTVVGFPGSVKISTDTLLTTKCDILIPAALENQITPKIASQLKCKIIGEAANGPTLPQADPIIYKKGIIVVPDILANSGGVCISYLEWVQNNMGYYWEFDEVAKKMQKNITRGFNDTLKLSKKYKIDMRKAAMVLAVERVVEAFNLRNIWP; encoded by the coding sequence TTGATAATAAACGATCCATTCAAGAATGCCACAAAGCAATTGTATGATGCCTGTGATATTTTAAAAATTAAAGACAAAGGGTTGAGAGACTATCTGGCAATTCCAAACAAAGTACTGCGAGTAAAGATTCCTGTTCGTATGGATGATGGAAAGATTCGTGTATTTACTGGATTTCGTAGTCAACATAATAACGATCGTGGTCCATACAAAGGTGGAATTCGATTCTTTGATCCACAAGGTGGAATTGAGTATATGGAACGTGAAGTAATGGCCCTATCTGCATGGATGACTTGGAAATGTGCCGTTGTAGATGTACCATTAGGCGGCGGTAAAGGAGGCGTGTTTGTGAATCCTAAAAAAGAAAAACTAAGTGCTGCTGAAATGGAACGTCTTACTCGTCGTTTTGCATTTCAAATATCTGAAATTATTGGCCCACAAAAAGATATTCCTGCACCTGATGTATACACGACTGGTAAAGAGATGACACAAATAATGGATACGTTTGGAAAACTAAATGGTATTACTAATCAACTAGGCGTAATTACTGGCAAACCAATACTATTGGGAGGCTCACTTGCTAGAAATGTTGCAACTGGTCTTGGCGTTGCCTATTGTGTACGTGAAGCTGCAAAGACTAAAAAATTAAAACTCAAGGGTGCAACTATTGTATTGCAAGGTTTTGGAAATGCTGCCACATATGCAGGTGTGTATCTAGAAAAAATGGGAGCAAAGGTTATAGCAGCTAGTGATTCAAAGGGTTCAATTTTAGTAAAAAAAGGATTCAAGGTAAATACCTTGATGAAATACAAGGAGAAAAAGGGGACGGTTGTTGGATTTCCTGGAAGTGTCAAAATCTCCACTGACACACTATTAACTACAAAATGTGATATATTGATTCCAGCTGCACTTGAGAATCAAATCACACCAAAGATTGCATCACAATTAAAGTGTAAAATTATTGGTGAGGCGGCAAACGGTCCAACTCTTCCTCAGGCAGATCCAATCATTTACAAAAAGGGTATAATTGTTGTCCCTGATATCTTGGCAAATTCTGGTGGTGTTTGTATATCTTATTTAGAGTGGGTTCAAAATAATATGGGGTATTATTGGGAATTTGATGAGGTTGCAAAAAAAATGCAGAAAAACATTACTCGTGGATTTAATGATACTTTGAAATTATCAAAAAAATATAAAATTGATATGCGTAAAGCTGCCATGGTATTGGCAGTTGAACGTGTAGTTGAAGCCTTTAATCTTCGAAATATTTGGCCCTGA